One genomic segment of Procambarus clarkii isolate CNS0578487 chromosome 34, FALCON_Pclarkii_2.0, whole genome shotgun sequence includes these proteins:
- the LOC138371016 gene encoding calphotin-like, with amino-acid sequence MATSIEDVDCLVKVDFKCTGTGPLSNTSHPPVASQPAVARHPAVACHPAVARQPAVACHPAGACQPAVARQPAVASHPAVASQPAVASHPAVASHPVVASQPAVASHPAVASHPDAARHPAVAPPTQILPATLLLPAIQLLPATQLLPATQLLPATQLLPATQLLPATQLLPATPLLPANQLLPATQLLPATQLLPANQLLPATQLLPATQLLPANQLLSATQLLPAIQMLHATQLLPPPHPAIACHPAVASHPAVARHPAVARHPAVARHPAVARHPAVASHPAVASDPPVARHIAVACHPAVASHPAVACHPAVASHPAVARHPDAARHSAVARHSAVASHPAVASNPALLPATPAVVRHLAVACNPAVARHPAVDRHPAVACHPASARHPAVACNPAVACHPAVACNPAVAHHPAFACHPAVATHLAVARLPAVACHPAVARHPAVGSHPTAARHPAVARHPAVASHPAVARLPAVARHPAVARHPAVARHPAVARHTAVARHPAVARHPAVARHPAVARHPAVARLPAVARHPDFSRHPAVARHPAVARHPAVAPVARHPAVARHPAVACHPAVASYPAVARHPAVARHPAVACHPAVASYPAVARHPAVARHPAVALHSAVACHPAVARHPAVACHPAVASYPAVARHPTVARHPAVACHPAVASYPAVARHPAVARHSAVACHPAVARHPAVACHPAVASYPAVARHPAVARHPVVARHPAVALHSAVACHPAVARHPAVARHSAVACHPAVACHPAVARHPAVARHSAVACHPAVACHPVVARHPAVARHSAVACHPAVARHPAVAAMVHLIYQPASATQCTPCVTCMLPHEVLA; translated from the exons ATGGCAACGTCAATTGAGGACGTGGATTGCTTGGTTAAAGTAGACTTCAAGTGCACAGGTACGGGGCCT CTAAGTAATACCAGCCACCCACCTGTTGCCAGCCAaccagctgttgcccgtcacccagctgttgcctgccacccagctgttgcccgccaaccagctgttgcctgccacccagctggTGCCTGCCAACCAGCTGTAGCCCGCCAAccagctgttgccagccacccagctgttgccagccaaccagctgttgccagccacccagctgttgccagccacccagTTGTTGCCAGCCAAccagctgttgccagccacccagctgttgccagccacccagATGCTGcacgccacccagctgttgccccccCCACCCAGATATTGCCTGCCACCCTGCTGTTGCCAGCCatccagctgttgcccgccacccagctgttgcccgccacccagctgttgcccgccacccagctgttacccgccacccagctgttgcccgccacccagctgttgccagccacccCGCTGTTGCCCGCCAaccagctgttgcctgccacccagctgttgcctgccacccagctgttgcccgccaacCAGCTGTTaccagccacccagctgttgccagccacccagctgttgccagccaACCAGCTGTTgtcagccacccagctgttgccagccaTCCAGATGCTGcacgccacccagctgttgccccccccccaccctgctaTTGCCTGCCACCCTGCTGTTGCCAGCCatccagctgttgcccgccacccagctgttgcccgccacccagctgttgcccgccacccagctgttgcccgccacccagctgttgccagccacccagctgttgccagcgACCCACCTGTTGCCCGCCACAtagctgttgcctgccacccagctgttgccagccacccagctgttgcctgccaccctGCTGTTGCCAGCCatccagctgttgcccgccacccagaTGCTGCCCGCCActcagctgttgcccgccactcagctgttgccagccacccagctgttgccagcaacccagct ctgttgcctgccaccccAGCTGTTGTCCGCCACCTAGCTGTTGCCTGCAACCCAGCAGTTgctcgccacccagctgttgaccgccacccagctgttgcctgccaccctgctagtgcccgccacccagctgttgcctgcaACCCAGCTGtggcctgccacccagctgttgcctgcaACCCTGCTGTTGCCCACCACCCAGCTtttgcctgccacccagctgttgccaccCACCTAGCTGTTGCCCGCCTcccagctgttgcctgccaccctGCCGTTGCCCGTCATCCAGCTGTTGGCAGCCACCCAACTGCTGCCCGCCACCCAGCGgtcgcccgccacccagctgttgcctcacACCCTGCTGTGGCTCGcctcccagctgttgcccgccacccagctgttgcccgccacccagctgtagcccgccacccagctgttgcccgccacacAGCTgtagcccgccacccagctgtagcccgccacccagctgttgcccgccacccagctgtagcccgccacccagctgtggcTCGCCTCCCAGCTGTTGCTCGCCACCCAGATTtttcccgccacccagctgtagcccgccacccagctgttgcccgccacccagctgttgccc ctgtcgcccgccacccagctgttgcccgccacccagctgttgcctgccacccagctgtagccagctACCCAGCTgtcgcccgccacccagctgttgcccgccacccagctgttgcctgccacccagctgtagccagctACCCAGCTgtcgcccgccacccagctgtcgcccgccacccagctgtcgcCCTCCACtcagctgttgcctgccacccagctgttgcccgccacccagctgttgcctgccacccagctgtagccagctacccagctgttgcccgccacccaactgttgcccgccacccagctgttgcctgccacccagctgtagccagctACCCAGCTgtcgcccgccacccagctgtcgcCCGCCACtcagctgttgcctgccacccagctgttgctcgccacccagctgttgcctgccacccagctgtagccagctACCCAGCTgtcgcccgccacccagctgtcgcCCGCCACCCAGTTgtcgcccgccacccagctgtcgcCCTCCACtcagctgttgcctgccacccagctgtcgcccgccacccagctgtcgcCCGCCACtcagctgttgcctgccacccagctgttgcctgccacccagctgtcgcccgccacccagctgtcgcCCGCCACtcagctgttgcctgccacccagctgttgcctgccacccagttgtcgcccgccacccagctgtcgcCCGCCACtcagctgttgcctgccacccagctgttgcccgccacccagctgtagccGCTATGGTGCACCTGATTTATCAACCTGCATCAGCCACCCAGTGTACACCATGTGTTACTTGCATGTTACCACATGAGGTCCTTGCTTGA